Proteins from a single region of Flavobacterium sp. K5-23:
- a CDS encoding ectonucleotide pyrophosphatase/phosphodiesterase → MKKTLLLSFLFFLACASYAQQKDKPYVVLVSLDGFRWDYHTYFDTPNLDKIANEGVKAKSMKPSYPTKTFPNHYSIVTGLYPDNNGIVNNSFYDPKLKMSFSLSSIAKTDARFYGGNPIWNVAEQQGIKTASFYWPGSDIGDRSPSIFKTYDASVPYATRIETVIDWLKLPEKERPHLITLYFDEPDYTGHTFGPLSKENKITVHKMDSIIGSLSMKLEELSIGKQINLIVVSDHGMTDISDKKKVAVLKYLKPSWLEYADVINPIMSIRVRPEAQDSVFKALRRVPHIRFWKTDNIPKRLHYGTNDRSLDFVIEAKKGYSLVKESSQKVKGGTHGYDNRVKDMHAIFYAKGPDFKVNKKVRTLKNVSVYNLIAHILGLQIETVDGDFKEVKRMLKE, encoded by the coding sequence ATGAAAAAAACGTTACTATTATCTTTCTTGTTTTTTTTAGCTTGTGCTTCTTATGCACAGCAAAAAGATAAGCCTTATGTTGTTTTAGTTTCCTTAGATGGGTTTCGCTGGGATTATCATACTTATTTTGATACACCTAATCTTGATAAAATAGCTAATGAAGGGGTAAAAGCAAAATCAATGAAGCCTTCTTATCCTACCAAAACTTTTCCAAACCATTATAGTATTGTAACGGGTTTGTATCCAGATAACAATGGAATTGTAAATAATAGTTTTTATGATCCAAAACTTAAAATGTCTTTTTCGCTATCCAGTATTGCTAAAACAGATGCTCGATTTTATGGTGGAAATCCCATTTGGAATGTAGCGGAACAGCAGGGAATTAAAACGGCTTCGTTTTATTGGCCAGGTTCTGATATTGGAGACAGAAGTCCAAGTATATTTAAAACCTATGATGCTTCGGTACCCTATGCAACTAGAATAGAGACTGTAATTGATTGGCTTAAATTACCTGAAAAAGAACGCCCACATTTAATCACACTTTATTTTGATGAACCGGATTATACAGGACATACTTTTGGCCCTTTGTCTAAAGAAAATAAAATTACAGTGCATAAAATGGATTCTATTATAGGCAGTTTGTCTATGAAATTAGAGGAATTATCCATTGGGAAACAAATCAATTTGATAGTGGTGTCTGATCATGGAATGACAGACATTAGTGATAAAAAGAAAGTAGCTGTTTTGAAATATTTAAAACCAAGCTGGCTTGAATATGCTGATGTAATCAATCCTATAATGAGTATTCGTGTTCGGCCAGAAGCACAGGATTCAGTTTTTAAAGCACTTCGTAGAGTGCCTCATATCCGATTCTGGAAAACAGATAATATTCCTAAAAGACTTCATTATGGGACTAACGATAGAAGTTTAGATTTTGTAATTGAAGCTAAAAAAGGGTACAGTCTAGTTAAAGAATCTAGTCAAAAAGTAAAAGGCGGGACTCACGGATATGATAATAGAGTAAAAGATATGCATGCCATATTTTATGCAAAAGGACCTGATTTTAAAGTGAATAAAAAGGTGAGAACTTTAAAAAATGTTAGTGTTTATAATTTAATAGCACATATTTTAGGATTGCAAATTGAAACTGTCGACGGTGATTTTAAGGAAGTAAAAAGGATGTTAAAAGAGTAA
- a CDS encoding acyl-CoA thioesterase, with the protein MDSQFKTVASSNISISELMLPSHTNFSGKIHGGYILSLLDQIAFACASKFSGNYCVTASVDTVNFLKPIEVGELVTMKASVNYVGNSSMIIGIRVESENIQTGKTKHCNSSYFTMVSKDKDGKTVAVPGLILSNLNEVRRFHKCLKQITLKKVSNQDDKNVDYGSLESLATLNNYKVLVEL; encoded by the coding sequence ATGGATAGTCAATTCAAAACTGTTGCTTCGTCGAATATCAGTATATCAGAATTAATGTTGCCTTCACACACCAATTTCAGCGGTAAGATTCATGGTGGCTATATTTTATCATTACTTGACCAGATTGCTTTTGCTTGTGCGTCAAAATTTTCAGGAAACTATTGCGTTACCGCTTCAGTGGACACGGTGAATTTCTTGAAACCTATCGAGGTGGGAGAACTTGTGACTATGAAGGCAAGCGTGAATTATGTGGGAAACAGTTCAATGATTATTGGTATTCGCGTAGAGTCGGAGAATATTCAAACCGGAAAAACTAAACATTGTAACTCCTCTTATTTCACTATGGTTTCAAAGGACAAAGACGGAAAAACGGTAGCAGTGCCTGGATTAATACTTTCGAATTTAAATGAAGTACGACGCTTTCACAAATGTCTCAAACAAATAACCCTGAAAAAAGTAAGCAATCAAGATGACAAAAACGTTGATTACGGTTCTTTAGAAAGCTTGGCAACTCTAAACAATTACAAAGTATTAGTCGAATTATAG
- a CDS encoding YceI family protein: protein MKIKLLLFLLFLANTVTAQDKMTSNKGIIVFEASVPFFEEVEAINKVVSCVFNPKNSTIYYVAYISQFRFERNLMEQHFNENYLESRKYPKATFKGVIEKFELRNVTEIAKEYQIKGKIYIHGKSKNIRVSAKIKKTPKGIEILSNFPLNTDDFKIEIPSIVISKISKIVKVETKCILQ, encoded by the coding sequence ATGAAAATAAAACTACTTTTATTTCTGCTATTCTTAGCAAATACAGTTACCGCCCAAGATAAAATGACTTCCAATAAAGGAATCATCGTTTTTGAGGCGTCGGTACCGTTTTTTGAAGAAGTGGAAGCAATAAACAAAGTAGTCAGCTGTGTGTTTAATCCCAAAAACAGTACAATTTATTATGTTGCTTATATTTCTCAATTTCGATTTGAAAGAAATTTAATGGAGCAACATTTTAATGAAAATTATTTAGAAAGTAGAAAATACCCAAAAGCCACATTTAAAGGAGTGATAGAAAAATTTGAACTTAGAAACGTAACTGAAATTGCTAAAGAATATCAAATCAAAGGAAAGATTTATATCCATGGAAAATCAAAAAACATACGAGTTTCAGCTAAAATTAAAAAAACACCAAAAGGAATTGAAATACTTTCAAATTTTCCATTAAATACTGATGATTTTAAAATAGAAATCCCATCCATAGTAATCAGTAAAATTTCCAAAATTGTAAAAGTGGAAACTAAATGTATTCTACAATAA
- a CDS encoding AarF/ABC1/UbiB kinase family protein: MKTIDYIPTSKIERATKLVQTGAKVGVNYLKYYGEKMVNSDLTRDKLNEDNAEDIYDGLKSLKGSALKVAQMLSMDKNFLPQAYVEKFSLSQFSVPPLSAPLVLKTFKSNLGKTPYEIFDEFNATSINAASIGQVHLAVKDGKKLAVKIQYPGVAKSISSDLALVKPIAVRMFNLQGKDSDKYFKEVEDKLIEETNYLLELEQSQAVVLACQKIDNLAFPNYYPEYSSEKIITMDWMSGVHLSEYKNTDPEIANKLGQALWDFYMYQIHILKKVHADPHPGNFLVNENIELVALDFGCMKTIPNDFYIPYFELINKEVINNPELFSAKLFELEIIRKEDTKEEVTYFTAMFYDLLSLFTKPFQSVTFDFSDEEFFESIAKLGERFANDTNLKKMNGNRGSKHFIYMNRTFFGLYNLMFDLKAKIVVNEYQKYHL; the protein is encoded by the coding sequence ATGAAAACTATAGATTACATACCCACCTCAAAAATTGAAAGAGCGACTAAACTAGTACAAACAGGTGCTAAAGTTGGCGTGAACTACTTGAAATACTATGGCGAGAAAATGGTCAATAGTGACTTAACTCGTGATAAATTAAATGAAGATAATGCGGAAGATATATACGATGGATTAAAAAGCTTAAAAGGTAGCGCACTGAAAGTAGCGCAAATGTTAAGTATGGATAAAAACTTCTTACCACAGGCTTATGTCGAGAAATTTTCATTATCACAGTTCTCAGTACCCCCTTTATCTGCTCCATTAGTTCTTAAAACCTTCAAATCTAATCTAGGTAAAACGCCTTATGAAATATTTGATGAGTTCAATGCCACTTCGATAAACGCAGCTAGTATTGGACAAGTACATTTAGCTGTAAAGGATGGAAAAAAACTGGCTGTGAAAATTCAATATCCAGGAGTTGCTAAAAGTATATCCTCTGATTTGGCACTGGTAAAACCCATCGCTGTTAGAATGTTTAATCTTCAAGGAAAAGACTCCGATAAATATTTTAAAGAAGTAGAGGATAAACTTATTGAAGAAACAAATTATTTACTGGAACTTGAGCAAAGTCAAGCTGTTGTATTAGCTTGTCAAAAAATAGACAATCTAGCTTTCCCTAACTATTATCCTGAATACTCTTCAGAGAAAATAATCACGATGGACTGGATGAGTGGCGTTCATTTATCTGAATATAAAAATACTGATCCAGAAATTGCTAATAAATTAGGACAAGCATTATGGGATTTTTATATGTACCAAATTCATATACTTAAAAAAGTCCATGCTGATCCACATCCTGGAAATTTTTTGGTCAATGAAAATATTGAATTGGTAGCACTGGATTTTGGATGTATGAAAACAATTCCAAACGATTTCTACATACCCTATTTTGAGCTAATCAACAAAGAAGTCATTAACAACCCTGAATTATTCAGTGCGAAATTATTTGAACTGGAAATTATAAGAAAAGAGGATACTAAAGAGGAAGTAACTTATTTCACAGCTATGTTTTATGATTTATTATCGCTGTTTACAAAACCATTTCAATCAGTAACTTTTGATTTTTCGGATGAAGAATTCTTTGAAAGTATAGCCAAATTAGGTGAGCGTTTTGCTAATGATACCAATCTTAAAAAAATGAATGGAAATAGAGGATCTAAACACTTTATTTATATGAACAGAACCTTTTTTGGGCTCTATAATTTAATGTTTGATTTGAAAGCTAAAATTGTTGTCAATGAATATCAAAAATATCATTTATGA
- a CDS encoding TetR family transcriptional regulator C-terminal domain-containing protein — MATKKTKITKDKIVSLYMEYTLNHSEKPKSVYLFSKENNFTESEFYDFFGTIESIEKEIFKIFLEKTVELLHKDPNYPDYDMKSKMLSFYFTFFELLTANRSYVSQSLNTHQNQLKNLAQLSSLRTAFLEYVTNIITDEYRIKQEKLQKMQEKALQESSWIQLLMAMKFWLEDDSAGFEKTDIYIEKSVKLSFELMNLAPIDSLIDFGKFMFKEKIQKK; from the coding sequence ATGGCAACTAAAAAAACCAAAATAACAAAAGACAAAATAGTTTCACTTTATATGGAATATACATTAAACCATAGTGAAAAGCCAAAATCAGTTTATTTATTCTCGAAAGAAAATAATTTTACTGAATCCGAATTCTATGATTTCTTTGGTACAATAGAAAGTATTGAAAAGGAAATTTTTAAAATATTTTTGGAAAAGACTGTCGAACTATTACATAAAGACCCTAATTACCCAGATTATGATATGAAGAGTAAAATGCTAAGTTTCTATTTTACTTTTTTTGAATTATTAACTGCTAACAGAAGTTATGTAAGTCAAAGTTTGAATACACATCAAAACCAACTTAAAAATCTAGCACAACTTTCTAGTTTACGCACAGCGTTTCTAGAATACGTTACGAATATCATTACTGATGAGTACCGAATCAAACAAGAAAAATTACAAAAAATGCAAGAAAAAGCATTGCAAGAAAGTTCTTGGATACAGTTATTAATGGCAATGAAGTTTTGGTTAGAAGACGATTCCGCTGGATTTGAAAAAACAGATATCTATATAGAAAAATCAGTGAAGCTAAGTTTCGAATTAATGAATCTAGCACCTATTGACAGCTTGATAGATTTTGGAAAATTTATGTTTAAAGAAAAAATACAAAAAAAATAA
- a CDS encoding TIGR01777 family oxidoreductase, with protein MKKNVLISGGTGFVGRNLTDLLINNGYSVSILSRRKRNNTTDIYYYTWDVEKQTIEEEAVLKADYIVHLAGENIAGERWSEKRKKAIIASRELSAALIHSVLKQNNKKLDAFVSASAIGIYGAFNGEEICTEDTPVANDFLGTACQKWEASANTIESLGIRTVKIRTGLVLGKNDGFLNKLTPIFKLKLGSALGSGKQYMPWVYVDDLCRIYLEAIKNTNMSGAYNAAINDGTTNAIFSKALAKVYGYSIWLPNVPSFLLKIVLGEMSKLVLSGRRVSSDKLNKLGFQFYFNNLQDTLKKCL; from the coding sequence ATGAAAAAGAATGTTTTAATATCAGGAGGCACTGGTTTTGTTGGAAGAAATCTAACTGATTTATTGATTAATAATGGGTATTCGGTTTCTATTTTGAGTCGAAGAAAACGCAATAATACCACAGATATTTATTATTATACTTGGGATGTTGAAAAACAAACCATTGAAGAAGAGGCTGTACTTAAAGCTGATTATATTGTGCATCTTGCTGGGGAGAATATAGCAGGTGAACGTTGGTCAGAAAAAAGGAAGAAAGCCATTATTGCGAGCAGGGAATTGTCTGCTGCTTTAATTCATTCGGTTTTGAAGCAAAATAATAAGAAGTTAGATGCCTTTGTTTCTGCTTCAGCAATTGGAATATACGGAGCATTTAACGGGGAAGAAATTTGTACCGAAGATACTCCTGTAGCAAATGATTTTTTGGGTACCGCCTGCCAAAAATGGGAAGCTTCAGCAAATACTATAGAAAGTTTAGGAATTAGAACGGTTAAAATAAGAACAGGATTAGTATTGGGTAAAAATGATGGTTTTCTAAATAAGCTAACGCCTATCTTTAAATTAAAACTGGGTTCTGCTTTAGGATCTGGAAAACAATATATGCCATGGGTTTATGTTGACGATTTGTGTCGCATCTATCTTGAGGCTATCAAGAACACAAATATGTCAGGAGCTTACAATGCTGCAATCAATGATGGAACTACAAATGCCATTTTTTCTAAGGCATTGGCCAAAGTTTATGGTTACTCCATCTGGTTGCCAAATGTTCCTTCATTCTTACTAAAAATTGTTTTGGGAGAAATGTCAAAGTTAGTGTTGTCCGGGAGAAGAGTGTCTTCTGATAAATTGAATAAGTTAGGGTTTCAATTTTATTTTAATAATTTGCAGGATACGCTAAAAAAATGTTTGTAG
- the rmuC gene encoding DNA recombination protein RmuC, translating into MSNMLPFLLLFIIALAIGIFLGKLIFSARFQSEKVSLEEKLISLNSQFNQLKEQFSNDRVIFEKKLETTNLDKENIRNEKDSLAIQLSKKEVDFENLWERNKEQKEEVEKLQEKFTKEFENLANKILDEKSNKFTEQNKENMKNILTPLQDKIQLFEKKVEDTHKESIDYHAALRQQILGLREMNIQMSKETINLTKALKGDSKMQGNWGELVLERVLEKSGLEKGREYEVQQAFTTEDGNRVFPDVVINLPDGKKMIVDSKVSLTAYEKYINEEDDNLRNGYLKEHVNSIKRHVEQLGSKNYHDLYQIESPDFVLLFIPIEPAFAMALNEDTSLYNKAFEKNIVIVTPATLLATLRTIDSMWTNQKQQENAVEIARQAGALYDKFEGFVADLIKIGKKIDESKLEYSGAMNKLVEGKGNLITSVEKLKKMGAKAKKSLPENIINRAEKDQNQLSN; encoded by the coding sequence ATGTCAAATATGCTTCCTTTTTTATTGCTTTTTATCATTGCTCTCGCTATTGGAATTTTCCTTGGGAAGCTCATTTTTTCGGCTCGTTTTCAGTCTGAAAAAGTAAGTCTAGAGGAAAAACTAATTTCGTTAAATTCCCAATTCAATCAGTTGAAAGAGCAATTTTCGAATGATAGAGTTATTTTCGAAAAGAAATTAGAAACGACTAATTTAGATAAAGAAAACATTCGAAACGAAAAAGACAGTTTAGCAATTCAGCTTTCAAAAAAAGAAGTTGATTTTGAAAACCTTTGGGAACGCAACAAAGAACAAAAGGAAGAAGTGGAAAAACTACAGGAAAAATTCACCAAAGAATTCGAGAATTTAGCCAATAAAATATTAGACGAAAAATCGAATAAATTCACGGAGCAGAATAAGGAAAATATGAAAAACATCCTTACTCCTTTGCAAGATAAGATTCAATTATTCGAAAAAAAGGTAGAAGACACACACAAAGAAAGTATTGATTATCATGCGGCTTTGCGCCAACAAATTCTTGGTTTGCGTGAAATGAATATCCAGATGAGCAAGGAAACCATCAACTTGACCAAAGCCTTGAAAGGAGACAGCAAAATGCAAGGGAATTGGGGCGAATTAGTATTAGAACGTGTGCTCGAAAAATCAGGCTTGGAGAAAGGCCGTGAATACGAAGTGCAGCAAGCTTTTACCACTGAAGATGGAAACCGTGTTTTTCCTGATGTGGTAATTAATTTACCTGACGGGAAGAAAATGATAGTCGATTCTAAAGTTTCATTAACCGCCTATGAAAAATACATCAATGAGGAAGACGACAATTTAAGAAACGGTTATTTAAAAGAACATGTCAATTCGATTAAACGCCACGTTGAACAATTAGGCAGTAAAAACTATCATGATTTATACCAAATAGAAAGTCCAGATTTTGTATTATTGTTTATTCCTATCGAACCTGCATTTGCTATGGCACTAAATGAAGATACGAGTTTATACAACAAGGCATTCGAAAAAAACATAGTAATTGTAACACCTGCTACCCTACTGGCGACTTTGAGAACAATAGACAGTATGTGGACAAATCAAAAACAACAGGAAAATGCGGTTGAAATTGCGCGTCAAGCCGGTGCTTTATATGATAAATTCGAAGGCTTTGTTGCTGATTTAATAAAAATTGGTAAAAAGATAGACGAAAGTAAATTAGAATACAGCGGGGCAATGAACAAACTGGTGGAAGGGAAAGGGAATTTAATCACCAGTGTGGAGAAATTGAAAAAAATGGGAGCTAAAGCTAAGAAGTCACTTCCCGAGAATATCATTAATAGAGCTGAAAAAGATCAAAACCAATTATCAAATTAA
- a CDS encoding TIGR03643 family protein, with amino-acid sequence MKIIFNDIDKDRIIEMAWEDRTTFDAILMQFGLKEHGVIELMRTEMKPSSFRMWRERVQGRKTKHEKLRDFDKGRFKCSRQRQINNNKISKR; translated from the coding sequence ATGAAAATAATATTCAATGACATTGATAAAGATAGAATCATTGAAATGGCTTGGGAGGACCGAACGACATTTGATGCTATACTAATGCAATTTGGGTTAAAAGAACATGGAGTAATTGAATTAATGCGTACTGAAATGAAACCTTCCAGTTTTAGAATGTGGCGAGAACGCGTACAAGGCCGAAAAACAAAACATGAAAAACTTCGCGATTTTGATAAAGGCAGATTTAAATGTAGCAGACAAAGACAAATAAATAATAATAAAATTTCAAAAAGATAA
- a CDS encoding 6-phosphogluconate dehydrogenase, translated as MKKFLGILTGVVVLSVICYFTFLYYATYSEGTRSGELIKFSHKGVIYKTWEGELSQGISGAQIFSFSVLDKDEKVIADLKEMEGRYVKVTYIERYKTFPWWGDTHYFITDVRKDNSPFKTK; from the coding sequence ATGAAAAAATTTTTAGGAATTCTTACAGGAGTAGTTGTTTTGTCTGTTATATGTTACTTCACTTTTTTATACTATGCCACTTATAGTGAAGGCACACGATCAGGTGAATTAATTAAATTTAGCCATAAAGGAGTGATTTACAAAACTTGGGAAGGCGAATTGAGTCAGGGTATTTCCGGTGCTCAAATTTTTTCTTTTTCTGTATTGGATAAAGATGAAAAAGTCATTGCCGATTTAAAAGAAATGGAAGGAAGATACGTAAAGGTTACTTATATTGAACGTTACAAAACTTTTCCATGGTGGGGAGATACCCATTATTTTATTACTGACGTTCGAAAAGACAATTCTCCTTTCAAAACAAAATAA